In bacterium, the following are encoded in one genomic region:
- a CDS encoding ThuA domain-containing protein, with protein MRKTIPAALLLVIICAGWLQAGSPRKLAVLVFADSYRYGQAGFDLAAMLSDSTRSPFRADFTNTANSLTPECLARYDVLVLFNHNDIDAVLENNITRYVQGGGGLVALHHVVNHGNNNPELTRLVGGYYLLTDSSVQHRDFKIVRLPGVEHPVFEGVPESFGISDDQHFRMRFYPGQSVERLLGCDIPGDGHWEDCGWTRSEGAGRVIYLSPGDPVEKSPFTKNEPLARLIVNAVNWAGRNL; from the coding sequence ATGAGGAAAACAATTCCGGCCGCGCTGCTGCTTGTCATTATCTGCGCGGGCTGGCTCCAGGCTGGCTCGCCGCGCAAGCTCGCGGTGCTGGTGTTCGCCGACAGCTACCGCTACGGGCAGGCCGGGTTCGATCTGGCCGCGATGCTCTCCGACAGCACGCGGTCCCCGTTCCGGGCCGATTTCACCAACACCGCCAACAGCCTTACCCCGGAGTGCCTGGCCCGCTACGATGTCCTGGTGCTGTTCAACCACAACGACATCGACGCAGTCCTGGAGAACAACATCACGCGCTACGTCCAGGGTGGGGGCGGTCTGGTGGCCCTGCACCACGTGGTCAACCACGGCAACAACAACCCCGAGTTGACTCGTCTGGTGGGCGGCTATTACCTGCTCACCGACAGCTCGGTCCAGCACCGCGATTTCAAGATCGTGCGCCTTCCCGGCGTGGAGCACCCGGTGTTCGAGGGCGTGCCGGAGAGCTTCGGGATAAGCGACGACCAGCATTTCCGGATGCGCTTCTATCCCGGACAGAGCGTCGAGCGGCTCCTGGGCTGCGACATCCCGGGTGACGGGCACTGGGAGGACTGCGGCTGGACCCGGTCCGAGGGCGCGGGACGGGTGATCTACCTCAGCCCGGGCGACCCGGTGGAAAAGAGCCCCTTCACGAAAAACGAACCCCTGGCCCGGCTGATCGTAAACGCCGTGAACTGGGCGGGACGAAACCTGTAG